The region TTTATTACAGATAGAGGGAAAATTTTACCTAGAAGACTTACTGGATTAACAGCTAAGCAACAAAGAGATTTAACCACAGCAGTTAAAAGAGCAAGAATTATTGCCTTACTGCCATTTGTTAATCCAGAAGGATAAATTTATATAGTGAATATTCTATTAATAATAGAATGTGCAATAAAGAAATAGATAATGAAATTAAAGATATAATATCTACATTTAAACAAACAAATAATATAGATAGTCCGGCGGAAGACCTTACACATCTGAAAACGTATTCTATAGATGATTATCAAACGTTTGAAATAGATGATGCTATTTCATTAGAAAAAATATCTTATCAGTATAAGCTATGGATACACATTGCTTCTCCTACTTCATATTTTGAATATCAATCAGCAATTGATAAAAAAGCAAGGAAGCTTAATTCAACGGTTTATTTATCAACTAATACTTATTATATGCTTCCTGAA is a window of Prochlorococcus marinus str. MIT 0917 DNA encoding:
- the rpsR gene encoding 30S ribosomal protein S18, with translation MTNSVFKQKLSPIKPGDPIDYKDVELLKKFITDRGKILPRRLTGLTAKQQRDLTTAVKRARIIALLPFVNPEG